Proteins from one Brevibacillus humidisoli genomic window:
- a CDS encoding acetylserotonin O-methyltransferase, which produces MSRQTNKEYQPGEMLFQMILGSWIAQAIHVAAKLGIADLVKEGPQSCEYLASESDCHAPTLYRLLRALSSVGIFEEKGEGVYGPSEMSRLLESDSPGSLRNSAIMYGEEWHRRAWSHLLYSVQTGEPAFTHLHQMNFFDYLAKNEEATQVFSAAMTSISETMNPLIAQNYDFADCRLLVDVGGGHGSLMAAILQAHPHLRGIVYDQPLVADGAKRFLQSAGLDDRCDVQPGSFFESIPAGADTYLLKFVIHDWPDESALTILSNCRKAMSAGANLLLVEQVLLPDSESTQAKWTDLEMLVMVGGKERTEQEFRSLLSTAGFVCRQLIPISGGVAIIQATAV; this is translated from the coding sequence ATGAGCCGTCAGACAAACAAAGAGTACCAGCCGGGAGAGATGTTGTTCCAGATGATCCTGGGGAGCTGGATCGCCCAAGCGATTCATGTCGCTGCCAAGCTGGGAATCGCCGATCTTGTGAAAGAGGGTCCGCAGTCCTGTGAATACCTTGCATCCGAAAGCGACTGTCACGCGCCGACACTATATCGCCTCCTGCGGGCACTCTCCAGTGTCGGCATTTTTGAGGAAAAGGGAGAAGGAGTGTATGGGCCATCGGAGATGAGCAGGTTGTTGGAGAGCGACTCTCCTGGTTCACTCCGAAATAGTGCGATCATGTACGGAGAAGAATGGCATCGCCGCGCATGGAGTCACCTATTGTACAGCGTTCAGACCGGAGAGCCGGCGTTTACGCATCTGCATCAGATGAACTTTTTTGATTACTTGGCGAAAAACGAAGAGGCGACACAGGTTTTCAGCGCAGCGATGACAAGTATCTCCGAAACGATGAATCCGCTCATTGCCCAGAACTATGATTTTGCCGATTGCCGGCTGCTGGTCGACGTTGGCGGGGGGCATGGTTCCCTGATGGCTGCGATTCTACAGGCTCATCCCCATCTGAGAGGAATCGTTTACGACCAACCCTTGGTCGCTGATGGAGCGAAACGCTTCCTGCAGTCAGCAGGATTGGACGATCGGTGTGACGTTCAGCCAGGCAGTTTTTTTGAGTCGATCCCAGCTGGTGCTGATACCTATCTGTTAAAGTTTGTCATCCACGACTGGCCGGATGAATCCGCGCTGACGATTTTGTCCAACTGCCGCAAGGCCATGTCAGCAGGGGCAAACCTATTGTTGGTGGAGCAAGTCCTGCTTCCCGATAGCGAATCGACACAGGCGAAGTGGACCGACCTGGAGATGCTGGTGATGGTAGGCGGGAAAGAACGAACCGAGCAGGAGTTCCGGTCGTTGCTGTCGACAGCCGGTTTTGTATGCAGGCAGTTGATCCCGATCTCTGGTGGTGTTGCGATCATCCAGGCCACGGCTGTATAG